In the Vicinamibacterales bacterium genome, GCCTTGAGGTGCGGCGCGACGCGGTTGGTGATGTCGACCAGGCCGAAGACGTTGGTCTCGAACATCGCGCGCATCGCGGCCACGTCCAGCGCGCCGATCTCGGCCCGGTACGCGTAGCCGGCGTTGTTCACCAGCACGTCGATGCCGCCCATGTGGGCGAGGGCCTCGTCCACCGCGCGCTGGTTGTCGGCGGCGGTCGTGACGTCGGCCACCACGCCGTGCGCGCCCGTCCTGGCCGCCACCGCCTCCACGCGCGCGCGGTCGCGCCCGGTGAACGTCACCTTGTGCCCGGCGGCACGGGCCTGCTCCACCAGCGCTTCGCCGATCCCCTGGCTTCCCCCCGTCACCAGCAGCCGTCTCGTCGTCATGCGGGCATGATACCCCCCGGCCGTCAGCGGCGGGCGAGGCACGGCGACCCCTCGTGTATCCTTCGCTGGTCGCCGGCCGCTCCGGCGTCGTCACCCGGCGAGGAGGCGATCGATGGAATCTGTCCGCAAGGGGACGCGCGCCGCCTCGGGCATCGCGTGGACGGTGTGCGCGCTGGCCGCCAGCGGCTGCGGCGGCGCTCCGCCGGCGCCCCAGGCGCGCCGACCGCCCAACGTCGTGATGGTCCTGGTGGACGACATGCGCTGGGACGAGATGCACTCGGCCGGCCACCCGTTCATCGAGACTCCGAACATGGACCGCGTGGCGCGCGAGGGCGCGCGCTTCACCAACGCCTTCGCGACCACGCCCCTCTGCTCGCCCAGCCGGGCGAGCTTCCTCACCGGGCAGTACGCGCACACCAACGGCATCGTGGACAACACGGCGCGGCCGAGCCACGCCCTGCCCACCTTCCCGAAGGACCTCCACGACGCGGGCTACCGGACGGGGTTCTTCGGCAAGTGGCACATGGGCAACGACGCCAGCCCGCGGCCGGGATTCGATCGGTGGGTGGCGATGCCGGGCCAGGGCGAGGCCATCGACCCGCACCTGAACGTGGACGGCACCGACCTCCAGAAGACGGGCTACGTCACCGACGTGCTCACCGACTACGTGGAGCAGTTCATCGGCGAGACCACGGACCAGCCCTTCCTCGTGTACCTCGCCCACAAGGCGATCCATCCGAACATCGTCCAGCGCGACGACGGCAGCCTGGGTGCGGTGCCGGGCCAGCCCGGGGGCTTCGTGGCGGCCGAGCGGCACCGCGGGCGCTATGCCGGCCGCGAGATGCCGCGCCGCGCCAACGCCTTCCATGCGCCCACCGACAAGCCCGCGCTGATGCGCGCGATCGACGGCCTCCCGCCGCTCGGCAAGGCCACGGCGACGAGCGACGAGGAGATCCGGGGCCGTGTCGAGATGCTGCTGGCCGTGGACGACAGCCTGGGCCGCATCCTGGCGGCGCTCGAACGGCGGGGCGAGCTGGACGACACGGTCGTCGTGTTCACGAGCGACCACGGCTACTTCTACGGCGAGCACGGCCTGAACGAGGAGCGGCGCCTGGCCTACGAGGAGACCATCCGGATCCCGATGCTCGTGCGGTATCCGTCGGCGGTCATCGCCGGCAGCACGCCGGGCCAGATGGTGCTCAGCATCGACCTGGCGCCGACCTTCCTGCAGCTGGCGGGCCTGGCGGTCCCGGCGCGCATGCAGGGCCGCTCGCTCGTGCCCATCTTCACCGGCAGCGCCGGCGCCTGGCGCGATGCGTTCCTCGTGGAGTACTACACGGACACGGTCTTCCCGCGCGTCCTGAACATGGGCTATTCGGCGGTCAGGACCGATCGCTACAAGTACATCCAGTACCGCGATCTCAACGGGATGGACGAGCTCTACGATCTCGAGGCGGATCCGTTCGAAGAGCACAACCGGGCCGCCGATCCGGCGGCGGCAGGCGTGCTCGAGACCATGCGGCAACGGCTGGCGGGCCTGCTGGCGGAGACCGGCGACACGCCGCGCGCCGCACACTGACGCCGGGACGCCGCGGCGGCGTGGGCCGCGTCGGCCCCACGCGGCCATCGGCGAGCGCGGCCGTCCACCAGCGGCCGTGCCGAGGACACGATGACACGGCACCAGCAGCTCGCCGCTCACAAGGAGTGGATGTTCTTCGCGGCCCTGCCGAACGCCGGCCGCGGCCTCACCGCCGTGTGGTGGGCCGTGGTGGTCGTCCGCGGACTCCTGCCGGCGGCGTTCGCGGTCGCGATCGGGTGGTTGCTGGCGGCCGTCGCCGCCGGCGCGCCCCTCGCCGGCCCGCTCACGCTCGTCGCCGTCGTGTTCGTCCTGCTCCAGGTGCTGGCGCCGGTGCAGACCTCGGTCAGCCACACGCTGGGCGACCGGATGTCGGACTGGCTCTACGGCCGCCTCGCCGAGGCCTGCCTCGCGCCCGAGGGGCTCGCGCACCTCGAGGACCCGTCGCTCGTCACCGACCTCACCGTGGCCCGCGACTTCGATCTCGGGATGACGGGGCCCCCGCTGTCCTACTCGATGGACTTCATCGCCGGCGGCCTGGTGGGCATGATCGGCGGCCTGGCCTCGGCGGCCGTGCTGGCCGGCTTCAGCTGGTGGGCGCCCCTCGTCCTGAGCGCGGCCTGGCTCGCCACGCACTGGCTGCTCCGGGAGAGCGCGGTCTGGTTCGATCGCAATACCGAGGTCGTGCGCAACGCCCAGCGCGACGCCGACTACGTGTATCGCCTGGCGGTCGATCCCCCGGCGAGCAAGGAAGTCCGGCTCTTCGGCCTGGCCGACTGGG is a window encoding:
- a CDS encoding sulfatase, translated to MESVRKGTRAASGIAWTVCALAASGCGGAPPAPQARRPPNVVMVLVDDMRWDEMHSAGHPFIETPNMDRVAREGARFTNAFATTPLCSPSRASFLTGQYAHTNGIVDNTARPSHALPTFPKDLHDAGYRTGFFGKWHMGNDASPRPGFDRWVAMPGQGEAIDPHLNVDGTDLQKTGYVTDVLTDYVEQFIGETTDQPFLVYLAHKAIHPNIVQRDDGSLGAVPGQPGGFVAAERHRGRYAGREMPRRANAFHAPTDKPALMRAIDGLPPLGKATATSDEEIRGRVEMLLAVDDSLGRILAALERRGELDDTVVVFTSDHGYFYGEHGLNEERRLAYEETIRIPMLVRYPSAVIAGSTPGQMVLSIDLAPTFLQLAGLAVPARMQGRSLVPIFTGSAGAWRDAFLVEYYTDTVFPRVLNMGYSAVRTDRYKYIQYRDLNGMDELYDLEADPFEEHNRAADPAAAGVLETMRQRLAGLLAETGDTPRAAH
- a CDS encoding SDR family NAD(P)-dependent oxidoreductase — protein: MTTRRLLVTGGSQGIGEALVEQARAAGHKVTFTGRDRARVEAVAARTGAHGVVADVTTAADNQRAVDEALAHMGGIDVLVNNAGYAYRAEIGALDVAAMRAMFETNVFGLVDITNRVAPHLKAQAFGDVVNLASTSGMKGAPAGTAYSGSKWAVRGISQCWQAELRPYNVRVTCICPSEVQTNFGGRGGRNNPNKLYAADIAATILAGIMLPQRVLWTELAIFATNPWKED